A portion of the bacterium genome contains these proteins:
- a CDS encoding glutathione S-transferase N-terminal domain-containing protein produces MIDLYTAPTPNGWKASVVLEELELPYEVHLINLMAGDQKQDWYLEINPNGRIPAIVDRDAGDFAVFESGAIMLYLAEKTGRLCPSDAKGRSLVVQWLMFQMGGVGPMMGQANVFYRYFPEKIPAAIERYQKESRRLFEVLDGRLKDHEWLAGDYSIADIANWCWVRTHKWSGVSVDGLDGLTRWMDAMRARPACQRGVEVPFKMPDLGGEDEAASKEFAKGAQSLLVK; encoded by the coding sequence GTGATCGATCTGTACACCGCTCCGACGCCGAACGGCTGGAAGGCTTCCGTGGTGCTCGAGGAGCTCGAGCTGCCCTACGAGGTCCACCTCATCAACCTGATGGCGGGCGACCAGAAGCAGGACTGGTATCTCGAGATCAATCCGAACGGCCGCATCCCGGCCATCGTCGATCGCGACGCCGGCGACTTCGCCGTCTTCGAGTCGGGCGCGATCATGCTCTACCTCGCCGAGAAGACCGGCCGCCTCTGTCCGAGCGACGCGAAGGGCCGCTCGCTCGTCGTCCAGTGGCTCATGTTCCAGATGGGCGGGGTCGGCCCGATGATGGGCCAGGCGAACGTCTTCTACCGCTACTTCCCGGAGAAGATCCCGGCCGCGATCGAGCGCTACCAGAAGGAGTCGCGTCGCCTCTTCGAGGTGCTCGACGGGCGCCTGAAGGACCACGAGTGGCTCGCGGGCGACTACTCCATCGCCGACATCGCCAACTGGTGCTGGGTGCGCACGCACAAGTGGTCCGGCGTCTCGGTCGACGGGCTCGACGGGCTCACGCGGTGGATGGACGCCATGCGCGCGCGGCCGGCCTGCCAACGCGGGGTCGAGGTCCCGTTCAAGATGCCGGACCTGGGCGGCGAGGACGAGGCGGCGTCCAAGGAGTTCGCCAAGGGCGCCCAGAGCCTGCTCGTGAAGTGA